One stretch of Sporocytophaga myxococcoides DSM 11118 DNA includes these proteins:
- a CDS encoding DMT family transporter produces the protein MEHSENLVVKSGKISAYIAAVIVVFIWSGWITLSRMGVHTNLTPYDITLLRFGTAAILTLPFSLRYDWKSIKWHQILLVALGCGFPYTMLSFIGLKTTKAANAGVLVNGMLPVIGLLFTLFWFKEKVSNMKYLAIFVLLIANLLIANLTSGFSASYLPGILCLLSAALVFSTYMAATKRWGYGMKDVIAFVPLVNAILFLPLWFMNPSAILSSPVQDVLVQMIYQGVVVSVFALLLITYSVSKLGSGTMSVFLSYVPVVTAILAFFFLKESLSFTEQAGIVLCSIGLLIYSKS, from the coding sequence ATGGAGCATTCGGAAAATCTGGTAGTCAAGTCGGGAAAAATTAGTGCATATATAGCTGCTGTTATTGTTGTGTTTATCTGGTCTGGTTGGATAACTTTGTCGAGAATGGGGGTACATACAAATCTCACTCCTTATGATATAACATTACTAAGATTTGGAACAGCTGCCATATTAACCTTACCTTTTAGTTTGAGATATGACTGGAAGAGCATTAAATGGCATCAGATTCTATTGGTTGCTCTGGGCTGCGGATTTCCTTATACAATGTTATCATTTATTGGCTTGAAAACGACCAAGGCTGCAAATGCTGGAGTACTGGTGAACGGTATGCTTCCTGTGATCGGTTTACTTTTTACCTTGTTCTGGTTTAAAGAAAAAGTCAGCAACATGAAATATCTGGCAATCTTCGTTTTGCTGATTGCCAACCTGCTGATAGCAAATCTCACCTCAGGATTTTCAGCTTCATACCTGCCTGGAATTCTTTGTTTGCTTTCTGCGGCATTGGTATTTTCAACTTATATGGCAGCTACAAAGCGATGGGGATATGGTATGAAAGATGTTATCGCATTTGTGCCCTTGGTGAACGCGATATTGTTCTTGCCGCTGTGGTTTATGAATCCATCTGCTATCCTGAGTTCTCCTGTTCAGGATGTGTTAGTACAAATGATCTATCAGGGAGTTGTAGTAAGTGTTTTTGCTTTGCTGTTAATTACTTATAGTGTTAGTAAGCTTGGTTCAGGTACAATGTCTGTATTTTTATCATATGTACCTGTTGTAACGGCAATTCTGGCTTTCTTTTTTCTCAAGGAATCACTCTCATTTACTGAGCAGGCTGGTATTGTATTATGTTCTATCGGCTTGTTGATTTATTCAAAAAGTTGA
- a CDS encoding CDC27 family protein, whose product MMLGYYTPVLILQALCLYHAYKNNNQQKWYWLILFFPVFGCLIYLYENFYSKRLISNLSEGVKALGNSNHRVEQLERQVKFNDSYTNKVNLADAYMRVQRYEDAVNLYEKCLEGFMAEDPVLLMKLLSAYYQNGNYKKVIFIGEKLSSNKTFKNAEERIALAWSYFFDNQQSVAIDIFKDLDKSYTNFRHRIEYSKLLIKLDQHESAETILQVLMEEFDHMKPLERKVNKPLVSETKKLLRELDKVKS is encoded by the coding sequence ATGATGCTGGGATACTATACCCCTGTTCTTATATTGCAGGCTTTATGCTTATATCATGCTTACAAAAATAATAATCAGCAAAAATGGTATTGGCTGATATTGTTTTTTCCTGTTTTTGGATGCCTTATTTATCTGTATGAAAATTTTTACAGCAAACGCCTTATTAGTAACCTGTCAGAAGGCGTAAAGGCTCTTGGGAACAGTAATCATAGGGTAGAACAATTGGAGAGACAAGTCAAATTTAACGACAGTTATACCAATAAAGTAAACCTTGCTGACGCTTATATGAGAGTGCAGAGGTATGAGGACGCGGTTAATCTGTATGAAAAATGTCTCGAAGGATTTATGGCGGAAGACCCAGTATTGTTGATGAAATTGCTAAGCGCGTACTATCAGAATGGAAATTATAAAAAGGTAATTTTCATTGGTGAAAAACTTTCTTCGAATAAAACTTTTAAAAATGCGGAAGAAAGGATTGCATTAGCCTGGTCTTACTTTTTTGATAATCAGCAATCTGTTGCAATAGATATTTTTAAGGACTTGGATAAGAGTTATACGAATTTCAGACATCGAATAGAGTATTCAAAGCTTCTTATAAAACTGGACCAACATGAGTCTGCTGAGACAATACTGCAAGTATTGATGGAAGAGTTTGATCACATGAAGCCACTTGAAAGAAAGGTAAACAAACCTCTGGTCAGTGAAACTAAAAAGCTGCTAAGGGAATTGGATAAGGTGAAGTCCTAA
- a CDS encoding STAS/SEC14 domain-containing protein, translating into MDTKPVYEIFFNPDLKAVVMNWHGYSTSRQLKEGSEKMLSTLIEHKANKVLANLKEMILISTEDQNWIEHSFIPRGSEKGFKAIAIIKPTSYFNRVAIETIASKVENRDLMQIKHFDTEGEAIAWLNEVEIKRS; encoded by the coding sequence ATGGATACAAAACCTGTTTACGAAATTTTTTTTAACCCTGATCTTAAAGCAGTAGTAATGAATTGGCATGGTTATTCAACCAGCAGACAATTAAAGGAAGGATCTGAAAAAATGTTAAGCACATTGATAGAACATAAGGCAAATAAGGTATTGGCAAATCTCAAAGAGATGATCCTTATAAGTACGGAAGATCAAAACTGGATTGAGCACAGTTTTATTCCACGAGGATCTGAAAAAGGATTTAAAGCTATCGCCATAATAAAGCCTACAAGCTATTTTAATCGGGTTGCAATAGAAACAATCGCATCTAAAGTTGAGAATAGAGATTTAATGCAAATCAAACATTTTGACACAGAAGGAGAAGCCATTGCATGGCTTAATGAAGTAGAAATAAAAAGATCTTAA